A single Verrucomicrobiota bacterium DNA region contains:
- a CDS encoding glutamine--tRNA ligase/YqeY domain fusion protein, whose protein sequence is MNNPSTESPDAKAMAIAPSDFIRDVVAQHVTEKKYPRIHTRFPPEPNGYLHIGHAKSICLNFGIAREFGGICNLRYDDTNPTKEEVEYVDSIFEDVNWLIKGWADHCLGLKPKGKTPETITSDGKPDFCLPASTDHASRITHHEPFYASDYFDQLYEYAVQLIKKGKAYVCDLSPEDTDAYRGAPDRPGKDSPWRNRSVEENLDLFTRMKIGEFPDGARTLRSKIDMASPNIWLRDPLLYRIRHAEHHHTGGKWCIYPMYDFAHCLSDYIEGITHSICTLEFEVHRPLYDWILENLDLPRPLPRQYEFAKLIPTYMIVSKRKLIALVNDKVVAGWDDPRLPTISGIRRRGVTAEALRTFAIGVGVTKYISQTDIALFEHAIRDDLNQRALRRLAVLRPIKVVLTNYPEGKTEELDAVNNPEDEGAGKRKIPFSRELYIERDDFMETPPPKFFRLKPGGEVRLKYAYIIKCDEVVKDASGTITQLRCTADLDSKTGGPTAGRKVKGTIHWVCASHAFDAEVRLYDRLFTEAEPDQDGRDFKSVLNPKSLEVITAKCEPSLEDAKPELRYQFERLAYFTLDKESAPGKLVFNRTITLKDTWAKEARKG, encoded by the coding sequence ATGAACAATCCGAGCACCGAAAGTCCAGACGCAAAAGCGATGGCGATTGCCCCGTCCGATTTCATCCGTGACGTCGTCGCGCAACACGTCACGGAAAAAAAGTATCCGCGCATCCACACCCGCTTTCCGCCCGAACCAAACGGCTACCTGCATATTGGCCACGCCAAATCCATCTGCCTGAATTTCGGCATCGCGCGCGAGTTCGGCGGCATCTGCAATCTCCGCTACGACGACACGAACCCCACGAAGGAGGAGGTGGAATATGTAGATTCGATTTTTGAAGATGTGAATTGGCTCATCAAGGGTTGGGCGGATCATTGCCTCGGTCTGAAACCGAAAGGCAAGACGCCAGAAACAATCACCTCCGATGGCAAACCTGATTTCTGCTTGCCCGCATCCACGGATCACGCATCACGCATCACGCATCACGAACCCTTCTACGCCTCCGATTATTTCGACCAGCTTTACGAATACGCCGTCCAACTCATCAAGAAGGGCAAGGCTTACGTCTGCGACCTTTCGCCTGAAGACACCGACGCTTATCGCGGCGCGCCCGATCGTCCCGGAAAGGATTCCCCTTGGCGCAATCGTAGCGTCGAAGAAAATCTGGATTTGTTCACGCGGATGAAAATCGGCGAGTTCCCCGACGGCGCGCGCACGCTTCGCTCCAAGATTGACATGGCGTCGCCGAACATCTGGCTGCGCGATCCTCTGCTGTATCGCATCCGCCACGCGGAGCACCATCACACTGGGGGCAAATGGTGCATCTATCCGATGTATGACTTCGCGCATTGCCTGAGCGATTACATCGAAGGTATCACGCACAGCATTTGCACGTTGGAGTTTGAAGTGCATCGCCCGCTCTACGATTGGATTCTGGAGAACCTCGATCTGCCGCGTCCCCTGCCTCGCCAATACGAGTTTGCGAAATTGATTCCGACTTACATGATCGTCTCCAAGCGCAAGCTCATAGCGCTGGTCAATGACAAGGTTGTTGCCGGTTGGGACGACCCGCGTCTGCCGACGATCAGCGGCATCCGACGGCGTGGGGTCACCGCCGAAGCGTTGCGCACTTTTGCCATCGGGGTCGGCGTCACCAAATACATCAGCCAGACCGATATCGCCTTGTTCGAGCACGCCATCCGCGACGACCTCAACCAACGTGCCCTGCGCCGCCTTGCCGTGCTGCGGCCAATCAAAGTCGTCCTCACAAATTATCCCGAAGGTAAAACCGAGGAACTCGACGCCGTCAACAATCCCGAAGACGAAGGCGCAGGGAAACGCAAGATTCCGTTCAGCCGCGAACTCTACATTGAGCGCGACGATTTCATGGAAACGCCGCCGCCGAAATTCTTCCGGCTCAAACCCGGCGGCGAAGTGCGATTGAAATACGCCTACATCATCAAGTGCGACGAAGTGGTGAAGGACGCCAGCGGCACTATCACCCAACTGCGCTGCACCGCCGACCTCGACAGCAAAACCGGCGGCCCGACGGCCGGCCGCAAAGTGAAAGGTACGATCCACTGGGTCTGCGCCTCCCACGCGTTTGATGCCGAGGTTCGGCTCTACGACCGCCTCTTTACCGAAGCCGAACCGGACCAGGACGGACGCGATTTCAAGTCCGTCCTAAACCCGAAGAGCCTCGAAGTCATCACCGCCAAATGCGAGCCGAGCCTGGAAGACGCGAAGCCCGAACTGCGCTATCAATTCGAGCGCCTCGCCTACTTCACGCTCGATAAGGAAAGCGCGCCCGGCAAGCTGGTGTTCAATCGGA
- a CDS encoding DUF4178 domain-containing protein, giving the protein MSFANPTPLRVGMSGTLAGRRYRVLGRVVMGMEEAGETYYWNEFNLVNDEGKSATLVYEETERGGQWRLFTLFEPEFPITAEDAAAKRVGDPLNLDGTDVRVTLVDESRVYHIEGQAPEGVEVGDVAHYFNAEAGDTMQVVSWTGDEVEVYRGLNLPPSAVASAFGIRIRPTAGITSNFLRSGQDNNSTSSGFVMRIVGAILGAAILVAGYSSCRPARQRAGVVKTIAPASPLALGSVGRLDARTYRITGHALVEIAQVGRRYERHEYHLLNEDENRALLVYGTKPGAKDWVLFTPLQPLTPLTPQQAAALRVGESVNLEGFVAPVSELFQTTTRQTEGQNLANLKSGDVFYGLASQTGQIPLLVVWNDKSIAFYRGKVLPAKSVTDAFRQQTPN; this is encoded by the coding sequence ATGAGCTTTGCCAATCCAACACCACTTCGCGTCGGCATGAGCGGCACGCTCGCCGGACGGCGTTATCGTGTGCTCGGTCGTGTGGTCATGGGAATGGAAGAGGCGGGCGAGACTTACTATTGGAATGAGTTCAACCTCGTGAATGACGAAGGCAAATCCGCCACATTGGTTTACGAGGAGACGGAGCGCGGCGGCCAGTGGCGGCTGTTCACGCTGTTCGAGCCGGAGTTTCCGATCACTGCCGAAGATGCTGCTGCCAAACGCGTCGGCGACCCGCTGAATCTCGACGGCACGGATGTTCGCGTCACGTTGGTGGACGAATCGCGGGTTTATCACATCGAAGGACAAGCGCCCGAAGGCGTCGAAGTCGGCGACGTGGCCCATTACTTCAACGCCGAAGCCGGTGACACGATGCAGGTGGTGAGCTGGACCGGCGACGAGGTTGAAGTCTATCGTGGCCTGAACCTGCCGCCGAGCGCCGTGGCGTCCGCCTTCGGGATTCGCATCCGGCCGACCGCCGGGATCACGAGCAACTTTTTGCGATCGGGGCAGGACAACAATTCCACCTCGTCCGGCTTCGTCATGAGAATTGTCGGCGCGATCCTCGGCGCAGCGATTCTCGTTGCCGGCTACTCGTCCTGCCGACCCGCGCGCCAGCGAGCCGGAGTTGTGAAAACGATTGCGCCCGCTTCGCCGTTGGCGCTTGGGAGTGTAGGCAGATTGGATGCGAGAACTTATCGTATCACCGGTCATGCCCTCGTGGAAATTGCCCAAGTCGGTCGCCGTTACGAGCGGCATGAATATCATCTCCTCAACGAGGATGAAAACCGTGCGCTCTTGGTTTACGGCACGAAGCCCGGAGCGAAGGACTGGGTTCTGTTCACGCCGCTGCAACCGCTGACGCCACTGACTCCTCAACAAGCCGCTGCCTTGCGGGTGGGTGAATCGGTGAACCTTGAAGGCTTCGTCGCGCCGGTGAGTGAACTTTTTCAAACCACAACCCGCCAGACCGAAGGCCAGAACCTGGCCAACCTCAAGAGCGGCGATGTGTTCTACGGTCTTGCCAGCCAAACCGGACAGATTCCGCTGCTTGTGGTATGGAACGACAAGAGCATCGCTTTCTACCGCGGCAAAGTCTTGCCAGCGAAAAGTGTCACCGACGCTTTCCGCCAGCAGACGCCGAACTAG